TTTTGCGCCCAGAGCAGATCGTCGAGCCGCAGGCCGACGCCTATTGTCATGCTGCCGATATCGATCCTGAGGTCGCCGGGGCCGAACATGCGCTTGTCGTAACCCAGTTCGGGCGCGCCCTGGCCGGTCTGAGACGAAGTTGCTATTATCACAAAGTCCGCGGTACTGAGGCCGGGCTTGAAGAATATACCTTGAGCATCGGACCTGCGGCTGGCAAGATAGCCCTCGCCCGGAACCGGTGCTTGCGACGCATTTGACCATGTTCCGTCGACGCGGGTATATTTCCATCCGCCGACCACGAACTGAGCGCGCGATCTGCCGACGCCGTCAAATGTGGTGTGAGTAGAGCCTTTATATGATGCCTTACCTACGCTGATGCCCCAGAAGTCAAATGCGAAAGCGCTTGTGCCGAGGCTCATTAAAGCTATGAGTGTTAAAGTTACCGACAGTTTCTTAAACATAGGTTGTCTGCTCCCTTCGAAGTGCCCGTTGATTGCTCCAACTAGCATGTGGCAAGTATCATGCCCTTGAAACTGTGCGTACTACCGGGTTGGAAAAAAACAAGTATCATTACGAGCCCCCAGTGTGGGTTGCCATCTTGTTTCGATTGGAAACCAGTTTTGTTGCGAATGATAGTTTGTCGTCAAAAACATCTCGAGTTTTTTGGGAGGGTGATTAATGATATTTTTTTGTTTTAGCAAGGAACTTGCGCGCCGATTGCGAACCTATATATGTGGGTTACAGGTAAGGTGGTGAGACGAGTGATTGAGTGGACTCCGATTGCGCTGGTATATCTTGGGTGTCTCGTCTTTGGATTTACTCTCGCGCTGGTAACCGCTATCCTTGGTGAGCTAATAGGGCATGCGGATGTCGGCGCTCCGGGGCACGATATCGATATGGGACATGATGTCGATATGGTTCATGTCGGTAATCTGGGTCATGTTGGAGATGTGGGCGACCATGGAGATATAGTCGCGGCTCATACTCATACCGGCGATGCTTCCGGCGCCAGTGTCTTTAATACGCTTACCATAATGACATTTATCGCGTCGTTCGGCCTTTCCGGGCTGTTTGCATTATGGGTCCTCAGGATGCACCCTGTATTGAGCCTTGCTTTCGCGACGCCTATGGGCGTGCTGCTTGCGGCCGCGCAGTTTTTGCTTTATGTGAACATATTTATCAAGGCTCAAGCCAGCAGCGAGGCTACGATGTCGGAGATACTCGGCTGTGA
This is a stretch of genomic DNA from Armatimonadota bacterium. It encodes these proteins:
- a CDS encoding NfeD family protein, giving the protein MIEWTPIALVYLGCLVFGFTLALVTAILGELIGHADVGAPGHDIDMGHDVDMVHVGNLGHVGDVGDHGDIVAAHTHTGDASGASVFNTLTIMTFIASFGLSGLFALWVLRMHPVLSLAFATPMGVLLAAAQFLLYVNIFIKAQASSEATMSEILGCEAEVITTIPSGHVGEIAYNIKGTRYNAPATSTDGDEIARGTKVYVVNIKANTFVVRPM